One stretch of Enterobacter sp. RHBSTW-00994 DNA includes these proteins:
- a CDS encoding TonB-dependent siderophore receptor, whose product MKYTGKMNKTLLALAIGTVMHSAFAADAKKEDTIVVQSASTGDFKAGGDQLVPAFLDGQVANGGRMGMLGQQNAMDVPFNIISYTSKLVEDQQAKTIADVVANDAGVQYVQGYGNSAESFRIRGLKFDGDDMTFGGLSGVLPRQVVDAQMVDRIEIFKGANSLMNGAASSGVGGMINLEPKHAGETPQAKVGVDYTSDSQIGTTLDAGRRFGDSDQFGARVNLVHREGETPIANDRRRTTLLSTGLDYKVDNFRTSLDVGYQKKTFHGSPTSVNVSAVDFIPTPPKNDRNFSQKWAYSNIENEFGMWRSEYDITDNWTAYTGLGAQHAHEEGLYSAPKLLDKSGKATTSRLDTNRLSDTVSGMAGIRGNFNTGFVSHKVNVGYSAQTKNEKIAWKMSKAADNPYTNIYHNTGVDAPDSTNSNGKGGKYSDPLTSGRTRTQGWLLSDTLGVFDDKLLFTAGARHQKVVVRGYDKITGAENDADGFDGSRWMPTYGVVYKPWETLSLYANHTEALQPGKTAPNTATNYGQSTGIVHSRQNEVGVKADFGRVGGSLALFEIKMPSAILDSETRHYGLDAEQRNRGVELNIFGEPMLGMRLNASATWLQAELTKTNNGLNQGNDAIGVPNFYAVLGAEYDIKPIDGLTATARVNHSGSQYADLANTKKLDSYTTLDLGMRYHFAVNQSQNQMTVRAGIDNVTNENYWASVDDSGTYLTQGEPRTFKVSVGYEF is encoded by the coding sequence ATGAAATATACCGGGAAAATGAACAAAACCTTGCTGGCGCTGGCTATCGGCACGGTGATGCACTCCGCCTTTGCGGCGGATGCCAAAAAAGAAGACACCATTGTCGTCCAGTCGGCTTCAACCGGCGATTTCAAAGCGGGCGGCGATCAGCTTGTCCCGGCTTTCCTTGACGGGCAGGTCGCAAACGGTGGACGGATGGGCATGCTGGGCCAGCAAAATGCGATGGACGTGCCATTCAATATCATTAGTTACACCTCCAAGCTGGTGGAAGATCAGCAGGCTAAAACCATTGCTGACGTGGTGGCGAACGATGCGGGCGTTCAGTATGTGCAGGGCTATGGTAATAGCGCAGAAAGTTTCCGTATCCGCGGTCTGAAGTTTGATGGCGATGACATGACCTTTGGCGGCCTCTCTGGCGTGCTGCCGCGTCAGGTAGTGGATGCGCAAATGGTGGACCGCATTGAGATTTTCAAAGGGGCAAACTCCCTGATGAACGGTGCGGCCAGTTCGGGTGTCGGCGGGATGATCAACCTTGAGCCAAAGCACGCCGGTGAAACACCGCAAGCGAAAGTGGGTGTGGATTACACCTCTGATTCTCAGATCGGAACCACGCTGGATGCGGGCCGTCGTTTTGGTGACAGCGATCAGTTTGGCGCACGCGTTAACCTGGTTCATCGTGAAGGGGAAACCCCGATCGCGAACGATCGCCGTCGTACCACCTTGCTCTCTACGGGCCTGGATTACAAAGTCGACAATTTCCGCACCTCGCTGGACGTTGGCTATCAGAAGAAAACCTTCCACGGCAGCCCAACCAGCGTCAACGTCTCTGCGGTGGATTTCATTCCAACCCCGCCTAAAAACGATCGTAACTTCTCGCAGAAATGGGCCTATAGCAATATCGAAAACGAATTCGGTATGTGGCGTAGCGAATACGATATTACTGATAACTGGACGGCATATACCGGCCTTGGCGCGCAGCATGCGCATGAAGAAGGTCTTTACAGTGCACCGAAGCTGCTGGATAAGAGCGGCAAAGCGACAACCAGCCGTCTGGATACTAACCGTTTAAGTGACACGGTGAGCGGCATGGCGGGTATTCGCGGTAACTTCAATACCGGCTTTGTGTCACACAAGGTCAACGTTGGGTACTCGGCGCAAACCAAAAATGAAAAAATTGCGTGGAAAATGTCGAAGGCGGCGGATAACCCGTATACCAACATTTACCACAATACCGGTGTTGATGCTCCGGACAGCACAAACTCGAACGGGAAGGGCGGAAAATACAGCGATCCATTAACCAGTGGTCGCACCCGTACTCAGGGCTGGTTGTTGAGCGATACGCTGGGTGTGTTTGACGATAAACTGCTGTTTACCGCCGGGGCGCGCCACCAGAAAGTGGTGGTTCGTGGCTATGACAAAATCACGGGTGCGGAAAACGATGCCGATGGTTTTGATGGCAGCCGCTGGATGCCAACTTACGGCGTGGTCTACAAACCGTGGGAAACGTTGTCTCTTTATGCTAACCACACCGAAGCGTTACAACCGGGTAAAACTGCACCAAATACCGCGACGAACTATGGTCAAAGCACCGGTATTGTTCATTCCAGACAGAATGAAGTGGGTGTGAAGGCAGACTTTGGCCGTGTGGGCGGTTCTCTTGCGCTGTTTGAAATCAAAATGCCGTCGGCAATCCTCGACAGTGAGACCAGGCACTATGGTCTGGATGCGGAGCAGCGTAACCGTGGTGTTGAGCTGAATATTTTCGGCGAACCAATGCTCGGGATGCGCCTGAACGCCAGTGCAACCTGGTTGCAGGCAGAGCTGACCAAGACCAACAATGGTTTGAATCAGGGTAACGATGCCATCGGTGTGCCGAATTTTTATGCGGTGCTGGGGGCGGAGTATGACATCAAACCGATTGACGGCCTGACGGCTACTGCGCGCGTTAATCATTCAGGTTCGCAATATGCCGATCTGGCGAATACTAAAAAGCTGGACAGCTACACCACGCTGGATCTGGGGATGCGCTATCACTTTGCGGTCAACCAGAGCCAAAATCAGATGACTGTTCGCGCAGGCATCGACAACGTAACCAATGAAAACTACTGGGCCTCCGTGGATGATTCGGGAACTTACCTGACTCAGGGCGAGCCGCGTACCTTTAAAGTTTCTGTTGGCTACGAATTCTGA
- a CDS encoding winged helix-turn-helix domain-containing protein, producing the protein MSYSLYGFMIGDEIHFDILNRRLYRLAGCHTDKSITFASLYFNETMLKLFLYLLEHGRNTPVPKEELFEKIWEENNLSPSTQRLWQVLHNLNDKLNRLGLPGDFIKNIRGRGYIVNYHDVTPIYYKMSERLSHSER; encoded by the coding sequence ATGAGTTATTCTCTATATGGATTTATGATTGGTGATGAAATTCACTTCGACATTCTTAATCGCAGATTGTACCGCTTGGCCGGTTGTCATACGGATAAAAGTATCACTTTTGCATCACTTTATTTTAATGAGACAATGCTGAAGTTATTTTTATATCTTCTGGAGCATGGCAGAAATACGCCTGTACCCAAAGAAGAGTTATTTGAGAAGATTTGGGAAGAAAATAACTTAAGCCCTTCTACACAGAGATTATGGCAAGTTCTCCACAATTTGAATGACAAACTCAATCGACTGGGGTTACCCGGCGATTTTATCAAAAACATCAGAGGCCGAGGCTACATTGTGAATTACCATGATGTCACCCCAATTTATTATAAAATGAGTGAGCGTCTGTCTCACTCAGAAAGATAA
- a CDS encoding winged helix-turn-helix domain-containing protein has product MTKVYLINDMLLFEPEMRRIGPLAGYPERSVSLHGPVSECLLQLLEHNTQVLTQRFLFSAVWERQGAVVTTNALYQTIASIRKALKTAGLADDIIKTLPKEGFKSVASLRVGDRDEFLMPHDPPSVAIVTEKIADIIEPCAQTPVVKQRSSIAYWLAGAMFIFSCGVFFMTLNDDASVFTNYHKMGNIGGCEVYSSWQDIDKSRSTFDALSLRYPVTCKPGMVAYLTLNHAQHGISVITCDRNPKDGEANCNSIFYRQQYHEDK; this is encoded by the coding sequence ATGACAAAAGTGTATCTGATTAATGACATGCTGCTTTTTGAGCCGGAAATGCGCCGCATCGGGCCTTTGGCAGGCTATCCCGAACGCTCCGTGTCGTTGCACGGCCCGGTAAGTGAGTGCCTGCTACAACTCCTTGAACACAATACACAGGTGCTTACGCAGCGCTTTTTATTTTCGGCTGTTTGGGAGAGACAGGGCGCGGTCGTCACCACTAATGCGCTTTATCAAACCATTGCGTCTATTCGCAAGGCATTGAAAACCGCCGGACTTGCGGATGATATTATTAAGACCCTTCCTAAGGAGGGATTTAAGTCCGTTGCTTCACTGCGTGTGGGAGATCGCGATGAGTTTCTGATGCCACATGATCCCCCGTCAGTGGCCATCGTGACAGAAAAAATCGCTGATATCATTGAACCTTGCGCGCAAACACCCGTCGTTAAACAACGTTCATCCATTGCGTATTGGCTGGCGGGGGCGATGTTTATTTTCTCCTGTGGTGTCTTTTTTATGACGCTTAATGATGATGCGTCTGTTTTTACGAATTACCACAAAATGGGAAATATTGGTGGTTGCGAGGTGTATTCTTCATGGCAGGATATTGATAAAAGTCGCAGTACATTTGACGCGCTTTCCTTACGGTATCCTGTGACCTGTAAACCCGGCATGGTGGCCTATTTGACACTCAATCATGCGCAACATGGAATATCGGTGATTACCTGCGATCGTAATCCTAAAGACGGCGAGGCAAATTGCAACTCTATCTTTTACAGGCAGCAATATCATGAAGATAAATAA
- a CDS encoding LacI family DNA-binding transcriptional regulator yields MSIQKIAQLAGVSVATVSRVLNNSDTVKAKNRERVLQAIKESNYQPNLLARQLRTARSYMILVMVSNIANPFCAEVVKGIEEEAEKNGYRILLCNSGSDIDRSRSGLSLLSGKIVDGIITMDAFSKLPELSTLIGNAPWVQCAEYADAGAVSCVGINDVDASQHVVSQLAENGRQRIALINHDLSYKYARLRERGYKSVLHLRGLDYQVVEYASDLSYHAGVVAMQKLLADDNPPDAVFAVSDTLAAGALRAIEQAGLRVPQDIAVVGFDGTELAEMISLTTIEQPSRDIGRKAVNLLLNNIDNPDTPTERVMMDWRYISRASA; encoded by the coding sequence ATGTCAATTCAGAAAATCGCCCAGTTGGCCGGAGTCTCGGTGGCGACAGTGTCGCGGGTGCTCAATAACAGCGATACCGTGAAGGCGAAAAACCGCGAACGCGTTTTGCAGGCGATCAAAGAGAGCAATTACCAGCCCAATCTGCTGGCGCGCCAGCTTCGTACTGCCCGCAGTTACATGATTCTGGTGATGGTGTCTAACATCGCCAACCCCTTCTGTGCCGAAGTGGTAAAAGGGATTGAAGAAGAAGCCGAGAAAAACGGCTATCGCATTCTGTTGTGCAATTCCGGCTCTGATATCGATCGTTCCCGTTCAGGTTTAAGCCTGCTGTCAGGCAAAATCGTCGATGGCATTATTACTATGGACGCTTTCTCTAAACTTCCGGAGCTCTCCACCCTGATTGGCAACGCGCCCTGGGTGCAGTGCGCGGAATACGCCGACGCCGGGGCCGTTTCCTGCGTGGGAATTAATGATGTGGATGCCTCACAGCATGTTGTCAGCCAACTGGCGGAAAATGGCCGTCAACGAATTGCCCTGATCAACCACGATTTAAGCTACAAATATGCCCGTTTGCGTGAGCGCGGTTATAAGAGCGTGCTGCATTTGCGTGGTCTGGATTATCAGGTGGTGGAATACGCCAGCGATCTCAGCTATCACGCCGGGGTGGTGGCGATGCAAAAACTGCTGGCGGATGACAACCCGCCGGATGCGGTTTTTGCCGTGTCGGATACCCTCGCCGCGGGTGCGCTGCGTGCCATTGAGCAGGCAGGGTTGCGCGTACCTCAGGATATCGCTGTGGTCGGTTTTGACGGAACGGAACTGGCTGAGATGATCTCATTAACCACCATCGAACAGCCGTCGCGGGATATCGGGCGCAAAGCGGTTAACCTGCTATTAAACAACATCGACAATCCGGATACGCCCACGGAGCGCGTGATGATGGACTGGCGCTATATTTCACGCGCCAGCGCCTGA
- a CDS encoding sugar phosphate isomerase/epimerase: protein MRTIKGPGIFLSQFIGAQAPFNSLDGLAAWAANKGYKALQIPCNHPAIFDVAKAAASQGYCDDIRGRLAEHGLVISELSTHLEGQLVAVNPIYREAFDHFAPAAVRGNDIARQAWATEKVKQAAAASAKLGLRAHATFSGSLAWPFFYPWPPHNAQRFQEAFHELANRWRPILDTFDEHGVDVCFELHPGEDLHDGVTFERFLALVDNHPRCNILYDPSHMLLQQMDYLAFIDIYHSRIKAFHVKDAEFRANGRSGVYGGYQPWINRAGRFRSLGDGQIDFNGIFSKLTQYDYDGWAVLEWECCLKEGETGAQEGSEFIRRHIIPVSDRAFDDFAAGGTND from the coding sequence ATGAGGACGATAAAAGGACCGGGTATTTTTCTGTCGCAGTTTATCGGTGCGCAAGCCCCGTTTAACTCGCTGGACGGGCTGGCGGCCTGGGCTGCAAACAAGGGTTATAAAGCACTGCAAATTCCGTGTAACCATCCGGCAATTTTTGATGTTGCGAAAGCGGCTGCGAGCCAGGGCTACTGTGATGATATTCGCGGTCGACTGGCGGAACACGGGCTGGTGATCAGCGAATTATCGACCCATCTGGAAGGGCAACTGGTCGCAGTGAACCCGATCTATCGCGAGGCATTTGACCACTTTGCGCCCGCCGCCGTGCGCGGGAACGATATCGCTCGTCAGGCGTGGGCAACAGAGAAGGTAAAGCAGGCGGCGGCGGCTTCGGCAAAGCTTGGGTTACGAGCACATGCGACTTTCTCCGGCTCGCTGGCCTGGCCGTTTTTCTATCCGTGGCCGCCACACAATGCGCAGCGTTTTCAGGAGGCGTTTCACGAGCTGGCAAACCGCTGGCGACCCATTCTGGATACCTTTGATGAACACGGTGTTGATGTCTGCTTTGAGTTGCATCCAGGGGAAGATTTACACGATGGCGTAACGTTTGAGCGCTTTCTTGCGTTGGTTGATAACCACCCGCGCTGCAATATTCTCTACGACCCAAGCCACATGCTATTGCAGCAGATGGATTACCTGGCCTTTATCGACATCTATCATTCACGCATTAAAGCGTTCCACGTTAAGGATGCGGAGTTCCGGGCTAACGGGAGAAGCGGGGTGTACGGCGGCTATCAACCGTGGATCAATCGCGCCGGACGTTTCCGTTCGCTGGGTGACGGGCAGATCGATTTCAACGGCATTTTCAGCAAGCTGACCCAGTATGACTACGACGGCTGGGCGGTGCTGGAGTGGGAGTGTTGTCTCAAAGAGGGAGAAACGGGCGCTCAGGAAGGCAGTGAGTTTATCCGCCGCCATATTATTCCGGTTTCGGATCGCGCATTTGATGATTTTGCCGCAGGAGGTACGAATGATTAA
- a CDS encoding MFS transporter produces MVSTTESSGKAIAQHRLLVPRLSLMMFLQFFIWGSWSVTLGLVMTQHNMSLLIGDAFSAGPIASILSPFVLGMLVDRFFASQKVMAVMHLAGAAILWFVPGALIAENGALLIGLLFGYTLCYMPTLALTNNIAFHSLANVDKTFPVVRVFGTIGWIVAGIFIGVTGVASSVTIFQVAAASSVLLALYSLTLPHTPAPAKGLPVQVRDLFCADAFALLKTRHFFIFSLCAMLISVPLGTYYAYTASYLADTGITDVSTAMSFGQMSEIFFMLVIPLLFRRLGVKYMLLIGMLAWFVRYAFFALGVSEEGRFLLYLGILLHGVCYDFFFVVGFIYTDRVAGEKVKGQAQSMIVMFTYGIGMLLGSQISGALYNRLVAGQTVPQAWVTFWWIPAVAAAVIALIFLFSFRYDDDKA; encoded by the coding sequence ATGGTGTCAACAACTGAAAGTAGTGGAAAGGCGATAGCGCAGCACCGGCTTCTTGTGCCGCGTCTGTCGTTGATGATGTTTTTGCAGTTTTTTATCTGGGGTAGCTGGTCGGTCACGCTTGGCCTGGTGATGACTCAGCACAACATGTCTTTGCTGATTGGCGATGCGTTTTCCGCAGGGCCGATTGCCTCAATTCTTTCACCGTTTGTACTTGGCATGCTGGTGGATCGCTTCTTTGCCTCGCAAAAGGTGATGGCCGTGATGCATCTCGCTGGCGCGGCGATTCTGTGGTTTGTGCCTGGGGCGTTGATCGCCGAAAACGGCGCGTTGCTGATTGGCCTGCTGTTTGGCTACACCTTGTGCTATATGCCGACGCTGGCGCTGACCAACAACATCGCGTTCCATAGCCTGGCAAACGTGGATAAAACCTTCCCGGTGGTGCGCGTGTTCGGCACAATCGGCTGGATTGTGGCGGGTATTTTCATCGGCGTAACCGGTGTGGCATCAAGCGTCACCATCTTCCAGGTGGCAGCGGCGAGTTCGGTGTTACTGGCACTGTATAGCCTGACGTTGCCACACACGCCAGCACCCGCAAAAGGTCTGCCTGTACAGGTTCGCGATCTGTTTTGTGCGGATGCCTTCGCCCTGCTCAAAACACGCCACTTCTTTATCTTTTCACTCTGCGCGATGCTGATCTCTGTGCCGTTGGGCACGTATTACGCCTATACCGCGTCGTATCTGGCTGATACGGGCATAACTGACGTCAGTACTGCAATGTCGTTTGGGCAGATGTCAGAGATCTTCTTCATGCTGGTGATCCCACTGCTGTTCCGCCGCCTGGGGGTGAAATACATGCTGCTGATCGGCATGCTGGCGTGGTTTGTGCGGTACGCCTTCTTCGCGCTGGGCGTGAGCGAAGAAGGGCGCTTCCTGCTCTATCTCGGCATTCTGTTACACGGCGTGTGCTACGACTTCTTCTTTGTGGTGGGCTTTATCTATACCGACCGTGTGGCGGGTGAAAAGGTGAAAGGCCAGGCGCAGAGTATGATCGTGATGTTTACGTACGGTATCGGGATGCTGCTTGGCTCGCAGATTTCCGGTGCGCTGTATAACCGCCTGGTGGCAGGCCAGACCGTGCCACAAGCCTGGGTGACATTCTGGTGGATCCCGGCGGTGGCTGCGGCGGTGATTGCACTGATTTTCCTGTTCTCGTTCAGGTATGACGATGACAAGGCGTAA
- a CDS encoding Gfo/Idh/MocA family oxidoreductase, producing the protein MINVGIIGSGFIGPAHIEALRRLGFVRIVALCDSSLADAQDKAQALNVPHAYGSVEALLTHPDLHVVHNCTPNHLHASINRQVLLAGKHLFSEKPLCMTPEEARELVALAEQAGVVHGVSFVYRQFAMVRQAASMMRAGDIGRLFASHGSYLQDWMLLETDYNWRVDAALGGASRAVADIGSHWCDTVQFVTGRRITEVMADLSIVWPTRKANMAGNQTFSHDEHAKYEDKPVTTEDFGSVLFRFDDGSKGSFSVSQVSAGRKNRLMFEINGSEQSVAWDQEVPQQLWIGHRAQANQLLTDDPGLMNPDVADSAHFPGGHIEGWPDAFKNMMAQFYAAVLAGRMPEQPLFATFHDGADVMYIIDAIVKSHQQQRWVRVVR; encoded by the coding sequence ATGATTAATGTCGGCATTATTGGCAGCGGGTTTATCGGTCCGGCGCATATTGAGGCGCTGCGCCGTCTTGGTTTTGTCCGGATTGTCGCACTCTGTGACAGCTCGCTTGCCGACGCGCAGGACAAAGCGCAGGCGCTGAACGTGCCGCATGCCTATGGCAGCGTCGAGGCGTTGCTCACCCATCCTGACCTACATGTGGTCCATAACTGCACGCCAAACCACCTGCACGCCAGTATTAACCGACAGGTTTTACTGGCGGGAAAACATCTGTTTTCTGAGAAGCCGCTCTGCATGACGCCGGAAGAGGCTCGTGAGCTGGTTGCTCTGGCTGAACAGGCGGGTGTGGTACACGGGGTGAGTTTTGTCTATCGCCAGTTTGCGATGGTGCGCCAGGCGGCGAGTATGATGCGAGCGGGAGATATCGGACGATTGTTTGCCTCCCACGGGAGCTATCTTCAGGACTGGATGCTGCTGGAAACTGACTACAACTGGCGCGTTGATGCTGCTCTGGGTGGCGCATCTCGCGCGGTGGCGGACATCGGTTCCCACTGGTGTGATACGGTGCAGTTTGTGACCGGGCGACGCATCACCGAAGTGATGGCCGATCTCTCCATCGTCTGGCCGACGCGGAAAGCGAACATGGCGGGTAATCAGACGTTCAGCCACGACGAACACGCGAAGTATGAGGATAAACCCGTTACCACTGAAGACTTCGGTTCCGTGTTGTTCCGCTTTGATGACGGCAGCAAAGGCAGTTTTAGCGTTTCGCAGGTGAGCGCGGGGCGTAAAAATCGCCTGATGTTTGAAATCAACGGCAGCGAGCAGTCAGTGGCGTGGGATCAGGAAGTTCCCCAGCAGTTGTGGATTGGCCATCGCGCACAGGCTAACCAGCTATTGACGGACGATCCTGGCCTGATGAACCCCGATGTGGCCGATAGCGCTCACTTCCCTGGCGGCCATATCGAAGGCTGGCCGGACGCGTTTAAAAACATGATGGCGCAGTTCTACGCTGCGGTACTGGCAGGAAGGATGCCTGAACAACCGCTGTTTGCCACTTTCCATGATGGCGCAGATGTGATGTATATCATTGATGCAATAGTAAAAAGCCATCAACAGCAGCGCTGGGTTCGTGTGGTGCGATGA
- the pheP gene encoding phenylalanine transporter has protein sequence MKDASSASDGISEASSEQTPTLQRGLQNRHIQLIALGGAIGTGLFLGIGPAIQMAGPAVLLGYGIAGVIAFLIMRQLGEMVVEEPVSGSFAHFAYKYWGPFAGFLSGWNYWVMFVLVGMAELTAAGIYMQYWLPDVPTWIWAAAFFIIINAVNLVNVRLYGETEFWFALIKVLAIIGMIGFGLWLLFSGHGGERASIDNLWKHGGFLATGWKGLILSLAVIMFSFGGLELIGITAAEARDPHKSIPKAVNQVVYRILLFYIGSLVVLLALYPWVEVKSSSSPFVMIFHDLNSNVVASALNFVILVASLSVYNSGVYSNSRMLFGLSVQGNAPKFLTRVSRRGVPVNSLLLSGAITSLVVLINYLLPKEAFGLLMALVVATLLLNWIMICLAHLRFRAAMRRKGRDTQFKALLYPAGNYICIAFLAMILVLMCTMDDMRLSAMLLPVWVIFLFVAFTLSRKK, from the coding sequence GTGAAAGACGCGTCATCCGCTTCAGACGGTATTTCTGAAGCCTCGTCGGAACAGACTCCGACGCTGCAACGTGGTTTGCAAAACCGGCATATTCAGTTAATTGCCCTGGGGGGCGCCATCGGCACAGGGCTGTTCCTGGGGATTGGTCCTGCGATTCAGATGGCCGGGCCTGCGGTCCTGCTCGGTTACGGTATTGCCGGGGTTATCGCTTTCCTGATCATGCGCCAATTGGGTGAAATGGTGGTTGAAGAGCCGGTATCAGGTTCATTTGCCCATTTTGCCTATAAATACTGGGGACCGTTTGCGGGCTTCCTTTCCGGCTGGAACTACTGGGTGATGTTCGTGCTGGTGGGCATGGCAGAACTGACCGCCGCCGGGATCTACATGCAGTACTGGTTGCCCGATGTACCAACCTGGATTTGGGCGGCAGCCTTCTTCATCATCATTAACGCCGTTAACCTGGTAAATGTGCGCCTGTATGGCGAAACCGAGTTCTGGTTTGCGCTCATCAAGGTGCTGGCGATTATCGGCATGATTGGTTTTGGTCTGTGGCTGCTCTTCTCCGGCCACGGTGGTGAGCGTGCCAGCATCGATAATCTGTGGAAACACGGCGGATTCCTCGCGACGGGCTGGAAAGGGCTGATTCTCTCCCTTGCGGTGATCATGTTCTCATTTGGTGGTCTTGAGCTGATTGGGATCACCGCTGCGGAAGCGCGCGATCCGCACAAAAGTATTCCAAAAGCCGTGAACCAGGTGGTGTACCGCATTCTGCTGTTTTATATCGGTTCGCTGGTGGTTCTGCTGGCGCTCTACCCGTGGGTCGAAGTGAAATCGAGCAGCAGTCCGTTTGTCATGATTTTCCACGATTTGAACAGCAACGTGGTGGCTTCTGCGCTTAACTTCGTTATCCTGGTGGCCTCGCTTTCCGTGTATAACAGCGGCGTTTATTCCAACAGTCGCATGCTGTTTGGCCTGTCAGTGCAGGGCAATGCGCCGAAGTTCTTAACCCGTGTCAGTCGTCGTGGTGTGCCGGTCAATTCCTTGCTGCTTTCCGGGGCAATCACCTCGCTGGTGGTGCTGATCAACTACCTGCTGCCGAAAGAAGCCTTTGGCCTGTTGATGGCGCTGGTCGTTGCGACGCTACTGTTAAACTGGATCATGATCTGCCTGGCGCACCTGCGCTTTCGTGCTGCGATGCGCCGTAAAGGGCGTGACACGCAGTTTAAGGCTCTGCTCTATCCGGCAGGCAACTACATCTGTATCGCGTTTCTGGCGATGATTCTGGTGCTGATGTGCACTATGGATGACATGCGCCTTTCTGCGATGTTGCTGCCTGTCTGGGTTATCTTCCTGTTCGTGGCGTTTACGCTGTCGCGCAAAAAGTAA